One stretch of Zingiber officinale cultivar Zhangliang chromosome 6B, Zo_v1.1, whole genome shotgun sequence DNA includes these proteins:
- the LOC121991461 gene encoding zinc finger A20 and AN1 domain-containing stress-associated protein 4-like yields MEEVPEIDLGFRMCTICGLHGSSATEGLCFKCYCCRFKAEHAGSALSSSSASPSMAVVDDFSESAAATVVAWRRKPKQCHICRKKVGLLGFRCRCGETYCGQHRHPEFHTCTIDYNLTGRKRIKCENPLPDPQKLSTI; encoded by the coding sequence ATGGAAGAGGTTCCGGAAATCGATTTAGGGTTTCGAATGTGCACTATCTGCGGCTTGCACGGCAGTTCTGCCACAGAAGGCCTCTGCTTCAAGTGCTATTGCTGCCGCTTCAAGGCGGAGCACGCCGGCTCGGCTTTatcctcctcctccgcctcccCCTCTATGGCGGTCGTTGATGATTTTTCTGAATCCGCGGCGGCGACCGTGGTAGCGTGGCGGCGGAAGCCGAAGCAGTGTCATATATGCCGGAAGAAGGTTGGCCTTCTGGGGTTCCGGTGCCGGTGCGGGGAAACCTACTGCGGTCAGCACCGCCACCCGGAATTCCACACCTGCACCATCGACTACAATCTGACCGGAAGGAAGCGGATCAAATGTGAAAACCCCTTGCCCGACCCCCAGAAGCTGTCCACGATTTAG
- the LOC121989245 gene encoding uncharacterized protein LOC121989245 codes for MKGLGLFILAMISLYGSGAASAASPAREIVTAAVSNAASALVNRFWSLKSTRKNAISANRPLMKFESGYTVETVFDGSKLGIEPYSVEVTRSGELLLLDSVNSNLYQISLPLSRYSRPKLIAGSLEGLGGHVDGGLREARLNHPKGFTVDERGNIYVADAANMAIRKISDMGVTTIAGGKWSKTGHSDGPSEGAKFSTDFEVVYIASSCSLLVVDRGNQAIREIQLNIDDCAHQYDTGFPLGIAVLFAAVFSGYMLALLQRRVGGMVSSESDPQTAMKGTTMPPYQKPTRQSIRPPLIPTGDEVENADEEGIFTAFGKLVSRVFRRRSKTAHFQQQQQRSSSWPTADSFVLPEDEIPPPLETRTPTTLANYSFTSKEPEKIQHIRHTSPYPAGWHAEPHQPQQQQVYQRQNLQRHRQYSSGPQTYYKQSCETTNEIIFGAVQELDSKRQMVEIKALNYADPIYEQYGVRYRNNYTGFGNY; via the exons ATGAAAGGGCTAGGGCTGTTCATTCTCGCGATGATCTCACTGTACGGATCTGGTGCTGCTTCGGCTGCTTCACCTGCGA GGGAGATTGTTACTGCGGCGGTCTCCAATGCTGCATCCGCGCTCGTGAATAGGTTTTGGTCACTGAAATCTACAAGAAaaaatg CGATCTCTGCCAACCGTCCGCTGATGAAATTCGAGAGCGGGTATACAGTCGAGACTGTGTTTGATGGGAGTAAGCTCGGGATTGAGCCCTACTCGGTCGAGGTGACGCGGAGTGGAGAGCTGCTGCTGCTGGATTCTGTCAACAGCAACTTGTATCAGATTTCACTGCCATTGTCGAGAT ATAGCAGACCTAAGCTTATTGCTGGCTCTCTTGAAGGCCTTGGGGGTCATGTGGATGGAGGTCTGAGGGAAGCAAGACTGAACCATCCTAAAGGATTTACAGTTGATGAAAGGGGGAATATATATGTTGCAGACGCAGCAAACATGGCAATCAGGAAAATCAGTGACATGG GGGTTACAACCATTGCCGGAGGAAAGTGGAGTAAAACTGGGCATTCTGATGGTCCCAGCGAAGGGGCAAAGTTCTCTACAGATTTTGAAGTTGTTTATATTGCTAGTAGCTGCTCTCTCTTAGTTGTCGACCGAGGAAATCAAGCAATCAGAGAAATTCAACTCAACATTGACGATTGTGCTCACCAATATGAcactggttttccgctcg GAATCGCTGTTCTATTTGCTGCTGTTTTCTCTGGTTACATGCTTGCTTTACTCCAAAGGCGGGTGGGAGGAATGGTCTCTTCCGAAAGT GATCCTCAAACTGCTATGAAAGGAACAACCATGCCTCCATACCAGAAACCAACCAGACAATCAATAAGACCACCACTTATTCCTACCGGAGATGAAGTGGAGAATGCAGATGAAGAAGGCATCTTCACTGCCTTTGGAAAGCTTGTATCCCGAGTATTCAGAAGGAGATCAAAAACTGCACATTTTCAGCAGCAACAGCAGAGATCTAGCAGTTGGCCCACGGCAGACAGTTTTGTCCTTCCAGAGGATGAGATACCACCGCCATTAGAGACAAGAACTCCAACTACGCTAGCGAATTACTCTTTCACGTCGAAAGAGCCAGAAAAAATCCAACACATTCGACACACTTCGCCTTATCCAGCAGGATGGCATGCTGAACCACATCAACCACAGCAGCAACAAGTTTATCAACGACAAAATCTCCAACGACACAGGCAATACTCATCTGGCCCGCAAACATATTACAAGCAGAGCTGTGAAACAACAAACGAGATCATTTTTGGAGCGGTTCAGGAGTTGGATAGCAAGCGGCAGATGGTGGAGATTAAGGCACTAAACTACGCTGATCCCATTTACGAGCAGTATGGTGTGCGCTACCGAAATAATTACACAGGTTTTGGCAACTACTGA
- the LOC121989244 gene encoding ribosomal RNA-processing protein 7 homolog isoform X1, with translation MAKKVLDKKSGKEREGTKNLLLKPKKKNLKLKDRKEAKGVEGTLLKLKRKKLKLKEEPSQLSFTNPNVGASTEVGSSLSIVEDVEKPLLKLRRRKLKLKKESVIPNVEGASPEVDILKVAQASGNDSPEFEGGNRAVRSAGDEEVYFVKRVKTKKVKKSKRSKKDVDFLVSKSNSKLEAEKVHQRSLVDEDCSSGMKKKVKKDEKRKKENALHVSKNNSKLGILSTVDAEKVDERSMVDEDCSSGIKEKVKKNEKSKKVIDLHISKNNSELGILNTVDAIKVDEISLVDEDSSCGMRKWINDYKQNRPGLKILQERIDEFIIAHEAQLEKEKKEREAQAAEGGWTVVVHHKGRKKTTDPESGIAVGSVAQAAVLDNMAKKKTKVAEDFYRFQKREARRSEIMMLQSKFEQDKKRIKQLRDARKFKPY, from the exons ATGGCAAAGAAAG TGTTAGATAAGAAATCTGGAAAAGAAAGAGAAGGGACCAAAAATCTTCTGCTTAAGCCAAAAAAGAAGAATCTTAAGTTAAAAGATCGAAAAGAAGCCAAAGGTGTTGAGGGAACTTTGCTTAAGCTTAAAAGGAAAAAGCTTAAGTTAAAAGAAGAACCAAGTCAACTAAGTTTCACTAATCCAAATGTTGGAGCTTCTACTGAGGTTGGAAGTAGTTTGAGCATTGTGGAAG ATGTTGAAAAGCCTTTGCTTAAGCTGAGAAGAAGGAAACTTAAGCTAAAGAAAGAATCTGTTATTCCAAATGTCGAAGGTGCTTCTCCTGAAGTTGATATTTTAAAAG tcGCTCAGGCATCAGGAAATGACTCTCCAGAGTTTGAAGGAGGAAACAGGGCTGTTCGCTCTGCCGGTGACGAGGAAGTGTATTTTGTTAAAAGAGTCAAAACTA AAAAGGTAAAGAAGTCCAAAAGGAGCAAAAAGGATGTTGATTTTCTTGTATCAAAGAGCAATAGTAAACTGGAAGCCGAAAAGGTTCACCAGAGATCCTTGGTGGATGAAGATTGTTCTAGTGGAATGAAAA AGAAGGTTAAGAAGGATGAAAAGAGGAAAAAGGAGAATGCTCTTCATGTATCAAAGAACAATAGTAAACTGGGAATTCTCAGTACGGTAGATGCTGAAAAAGTTGACGAGAGATCCATGGTGGATGAAGATTGTTCTAGTGGAATAAAAG AGAAAGTAAAGAAGAATGAAAAGAGTAAAAAGGTGATTGATCTTCATATATCAAAGAACAACAGTGAACTTGGAATTCTCAATACAGTGGATGCGATAAAGGTTGATGAGATATCCTTGGTCGATGAAGATTCTTCTTGCGGAATGAGAA AGTGGATTAATGACTACAAGCAGAACAGACCGGGCTTGAAAATACTGCAAGAAAGAATTGATGAGTTCATAATTGCTCATGAAGCACAACTAGAGAAG gaaaagaaagaaagagaagcaCAGGCTGCAGAAGGAGGATGGACAGTCGTGGTCCACCACAAAGGCAGGAAGAAAACAACTGATCCAGAAAGTGGAATAGCTGTGGGTTCGGTTGCTCAAGCTGCAGTGCTGGATAATATGGCTAAAAAGAAAACCAAAGTTGCGGAAGATTTTTACAGATTCCAAAAACGGGAAGCGCGGAGAAGTG AGATCATGATGTTGCAGAGCAAATTCGAGCAAGATAAGAAACGTATCAAACAACTGAGAGATGCAAGGAAGTTTAAGCCTTATTGA
- the LOC121989244 gene encoding ribosomal RNA-processing protein 7 homolog isoform X2 produces MAKKDVEKPLLKLRRRKLKLKKESVIPNVEGASPEVDILKVAQASGNDSPEFEGGNRAVRSAGDEEVYFVKRVKTKKVKKSKRSKKDVDFLVSKSNSKLEAEKVHQRSLVDEDCSSGMKKKVKKDEKRKKENALHVSKNNSKLGILSTVDAEKVDERSMVDEDCSSGIKEKVKKNEKSKKVIDLHISKNNSELGILNTVDAIKVDEISLVDEDSSCGMRKWINDYKQNRPGLKILQERIDEFIIAHEAQLEKEKKEREAQAAEGGWTVVVHHKGRKKTTDPESGIAVGSVAQAAVLDNMAKKKTKVAEDFYRFQKREARRSEIMMLQSKFEQDKKRIKQLRDARKFKPY; encoded by the exons ATGGCAAAGAAAG ATGTTGAAAAGCCTTTGCTTAAGCTGAGAAGAAGGAAACTTAAGCTAAAGAAAGAATCTGTTATTCCAAATGTCGAAGGTGCTTCTCCTGAAGTTGATATTTTAAAAG tcGCTCAGGCATCAGGAAATGACTCTCCAGAGTTTGAAGGAGGAAACAGGGCTGTTCGCTCTGCCGGTGACGAGGAAGTGTATTTTGTTAAAAGAGTCAAAACTA AAAAGGTAAAGAAGTCCAAAAGGAGCAAAAAGGATGTTGATTTTCTTGTATCAAAGAGCAATAGTAAACTGGAAGCCGAAAAGGTTCACCAGAGATCCTTGGTGGATGAAGATTGTTCTAGTGGAATGAAAA AGAAGGTTAAGAAGGATGAAAAGAGGAAAAAGGAGAATGCTCTTCATGTATCAAAGAACAATAGTAAACTGGGAATTCTCAGTACGGTAGATGCTGAAAAAGTTGACGAGAGATCCATGGTGGATGAAGATTGTTCTAGTGGAATAAAAG AGAAAGTAAAGAAGAATGAAAAGAGTAAAAAGGTGATTGATCTTCATATATCAAAGAACAACAGTGAACTTGGAATTCTCAATACAGTGGATGCGATAAAGGTTGATGAGATATCCTTGGTCGATGAAGATTCTTCTTGCGGAATGAGAA AGTGGATTAATGACTACAAGCAGAACAGACCGGGCTTGAAAATACTGCAAGAAAGAATTGATGAGTTCATAATTGCTCATGAAGCACAACTAGAGAAG gaaaagaaagaaagagaagcaCAGGCTGCAGAAGGAGGATGGACAGTCGTGGTCCACCACAAAGGCAGGAAGAAAACAACTGATCCAGAAAGTGGAATAGCTGTGGGTTCGGTTGCTCAAGCTGCAGTGCTGGATAATATGGCTAAAAAGAAAACCAAAGTTGCGGAAGATTTTTACAGATTCCAAAAACGGGAAGCGCGGAGAAGTG AGATCATGATGTTGCAGAGCAAATTCGAGCAAGATAAGAAACGTATCAAACAACTGAGAGATGCAAGGAAGTTTAAGCCTTATTGA
- the LOC121990587 gene encoding probable receptor-like protein kinase At1g30570, with translation MILFSRIMLTKGIWIAVGSIVVIVILTLIVSWRLFKKKHPPNPSISDEETATSKVLVFKETGCQKMSIREIYAATNDLNALNFIGEGVAGKVYKGLLSNGCHVAIKHIKDGYGETFMREVASMSHIRHPNLVALLGFCKEEDECFLVYELSTNGNLSEWLFGKDKTLSWTQRLEIAIGSACGLWFLHTYPEGCIVHRDVKPTNILLGADLEAKLSDFGLSKVVDLGASFVSSEVRGTFGYVDPEYRQNHRVNAAGDVYSFGIVLLQLLSGKRAINMNLKKPMPLSKMCRMLTEGGALSNCADPKLEGEYSPEAFELALKLALSCLAHKQQRPKMAEVVASLEKALEISNRTMEMSAVTNAYSLTVN, from the exons ATGATCTTATTCTCAAGGATCATGTTGACAAAAG GTATATGGATTGCTGTCGGGTCGATTGTCGTCATTGTGATCCTAACATTAATTGTATCATGGCGCTTATTCAAGAAAAAACATCCACCAAATCCATCTATTTCAGATGAAG AAACTGCAACCTCCAAGGTACTCGTATTCAAGGAAACAGGATGTCAAAAAATGTCAATTAGGGAAATCTATGCTGCTACAAATGATCTAAATGCATTAAACTTCATCGGCGAGGGGGTAGCTG GGAAGGTCTACAAAGGTCTGCTCTCAAATGGCTGCCATGTGGCAATCAAACACATCAAGGATGGATATGGAGAGACTTTCATGAGGGAAGTCGCCAGCATGTCTCATATTCGTCATCCAAATCTTGTTGCTCTGTTGGGTTTCTGCAAAGAAGAGGATGAATGCTTTCTCGTCTATGAATTGAGCACAAATGGAAATCTATCCGAGTGGCTCTTCG GAAAAGATAAAACTTTGTCATGGACACAGAGACTTGAGATTGCGATCGGTAGCGCTTGTGGCCTTTGGTTTCTTCATACCTATCCAGAAGGCTGCATTGTTCATCGGGATGTTAAG CCAACAAATATTCTTCTTGGTGCTGATTTGGAAGCCAAACTCTCTGATTTCGGTTTGTCGAAAGTGGTAGACCTTGGTGCTTCTTTTGTGAGCTCAGAGGTGAGAGGAACCTTTGGTTACGTTGATCCTGAATACCGTCAGAATCACCGGGTAAATGCAGCTGGAGATGTGTATAGTTTTGGAATCGTCCTCTTGCAACTTCTCTCGGGGAAACGAGCGATCAACATGAACTTGAAAAAGCCAATGCCATTGAGCAAAATG TGTCGAATGCTTACAGAAGGGGGTGCCCTTTCGAACTGCGCTGACCCGAAACTTGAAGGAGAGTATTCACCCGAAGCGTTTGAGCTCGCTCTCAAGCTCGCTCTATCTTGCCTTGCACACAAACAGCAACGACCGAAGATGGCGGAGGTTGTAGCGAGTTTAGAAAAAGCATTGGAAATCTCGAACAGAACAATGGAGATGTCTGCTGTAACTAATGCATATAGTCTTACTGTTAATTAA